One Aneurinibacillus migulanus genomic region harbors:
- a CDS encoding excalibur calcium-binding domain-containing protein, giving the protein MKCSWRKGSVYGPLRIMHRKTASTPKKSRKHSQRPQFPLILKPRTHPLPMYSIKIVQKQDRDGDGIACE; this is encoded by the coding sequence ATGAAGTGCTCCTGGAGAAAGGGCTCGGTATATGGTCCATTGAGAATTATGCATAGAAAGACGGCTTCCACTCCGAAAAAATCGAGAAAACACAGCCAGCGACCTCAGTTCCCCCTCATACTCAAACCTCGAACACATCCTCTTCCAATGTACAGTATAAAAATTGTACAGAAGCAAGATCGAGACGGAGACGGAATCGCCTGTGAATAA
- a CDS encoding FAD-binding oxidoreductase codes for MTSAHIEEVMSIVKTGRVLTDESDRFSYSFDGSFGTYLPDAVIQTKNVEELAALVKFANRERIPVYPRGQSTCLSGGPLPVKGGMVFDLSVMNDLLEISEEDLVAVVSPGVLTADIHKAAEKKGLLYPPDPSSSHVSTIGGNMAENSGGPRGLKYGVTKDYVIGLELITPEGEIIKTGGRTVKNVTGYDLTKLIVGSEGTLGIITKAVLRLLPKPPASETVMAVFNNLVDAGSAISKILSAGILPAKMELMDQASIAAVENYEPLGLPVDAEAIILLELDGHPAALKDEVKQAAELCKSVGARDIRIPQNAVERAEVWRARKLVSPAIVRIKPTKISEDATVPRSKIPQMCERLQQIRDKYNVHLVVFGHAGDGNLHPNIICDKSDKEEMNRVEQAVAEIFTAAVELGGTLSGEHGIGTMKAPFMEMELGTVGLDMMKRIKEAWDPNNIMNPGKIFPEPGQKLELS; via the coding sequence ATGACATCTGCTCATATTGAAGAGGTTATGTCCATTGTAAAGACAGGCAGAGTCTTGACCGATGAAAGTGATCGTTTTAGCTATTCATTTGATGGTTCTTTCGGTACATACCTGCCTGATGCGGTTATTCAGACTAAAAACGTGGAAGAGTTGGCCGCTCTTGTAAAATTTGCCAACAGAGAGAGAATTCCTGTCTATCCACGCGGCCAGTCCACTTGTTTAAGCGGGGGGCCACTTCCTGTTAAAGGTGGCATGGTATTCGATTTGTCGGTGATGAACGATTTGCTTGAAATTAGCGAAGAAGATTTGGTTGCCGTTGTTTCCCCGGGTGTATTGACAGCGGATATCCATAAAGCAGCCGAAAAAAAAGGACTGCTGTATCCGCCTGATCCGAGTAGCTCACATGTGTCTACTATCGGTGGTAATATGGCTGAGAACTCTGGAGGGCCCCGCGGATTAAAATACGGGGTAACGAAGGATTACGTTATTGGTCTAGAGTTGATTACTCCTGAGGGAGAAATAATTAAAACTGGTGGCCGTACAGTCAAAAATGTAACAGGTTACGATTTAACGAAACTTATTGTTGGCTCGGAAGGCACGCTTGGCATTATTACAAAGGCGGTGTTACGTCTTCTCCCGAAACCGCCCGCCTCAGAGACAGTTATGGCTGTATTCAATAACCTTGTAGATGCAGGAAGCGCGATTTCAAAAATCCTATCTGCAGGCATTTTACCGGCAAAAATGGAGTTAATGGATCAGGCATCTATTGCAGCGGTTGAGAATTATGAACCGCTAGGATTGCCTGTGGACGCAGAGGCAATTATTTTGCTTGAATTGGATGGTCATCCTGCTGCATTAAAGGATGAAGTAAAGCAAGCAGCCGAGCTATGCAAATCTGTAGGAGCACGCGATATTCGTATTCCGCAAAATGCAGTCGAGAGAGCGGAAGTATGGAGAGCTCGTAAGCTCGTATCTCCGGCTATTGTGCGTATCAAGCCAACGAAAATCTCAGAAGATGCTACCGTGCCGCGCAGCAAAATCCCGCAAATGTGCGAAAGGCTTCAGCAAATTCGAGATAAATACAATGTTCATCTTGTCGTATTCGGCCATGCGGGTGATGGTAATCTTCATCCAAACATCATTTGTGATAAAAGTGACAAGGAAGAGATGAACCGTGTAGAACAGGCGGTTGCCGAAATCTTCACGGCAGCGGTTGAACTCGGTGGGACACTGTCCGGTGAACATGGAATTGGAACGATGAAAGCTCCGTTTATGGAAATGGAATTGGGAACGGTCGGATTAGATATGATGAAACGTATCAAAGAAGCGTGGGACCCGAACAACATCATGAACCCGGGTAAAATTTTCCCGGAGCCGGGGCAGAAATTGGAGTTGAGCTAA
- a CDS encoding glucosaminidase domain-containing protein, producing MFKKITLTTVAIGLVYIGGAITASDKGIVYAENNTVPIAPVSLQSLTEGKQPILGASVATEEQMLAFARSVNPDFPADLPKLYIEIGNKYGIRGDIAFCQMIKETGYHRFGGIVDANQYNYAGIGAVGNSKTNKGNFFLSPEQGVRAHIQHLYAYASKGELPEDEPLVDPRFNYVTRGIAPNWQNLNGKWAVPGKGYGEEILKIYSKVLSTPAASQ from the coding sequence ATGTTTAAGAAAATTACACTTACTACGGTTGCTATCGGCCTTGTGTACATAGGAGGAGCAATTACAGCTTCTGATAAAGGTATCGTATATGCCGAAAACAATACTGTACCTATTGCTCCCGTATCACTACAATCACTAACAGAAGGAAAACAACCCATACTGGGAGCATCGGTAGCTACAGAAGAACAAATGCTTGCCTTTGCCCGTTCGGTAAATCCTGATTTTCCTGCCGATCTTCCTAAGTTATACATAGAAATCGGGAATAAATACGGAATACGTGGAGATATCGCTTTTTGCCAGATGATTAAAGAAACCGGTTATCATCGGTTTGGTGGTATTGTAGATGCAAATCAATACAACTATGCTGGAATCGGCGCTGTCGGAAACAGTAAAACGAACAAAGGAAACTTTTTCCTATCACCAGAGCAAGGTGTACGTGCTCATATCCAGCATTTATATGCCTATGCCAGCAAAGGTGAGCTACCGGAGGATGAGCCACTTGTAGATCCGAGATTTAACTATGTGACAAGGGGCATAGCACCAAATTGGCAGAATTTGAATGGCAAGTGGGCCGTTCCAGGGAAAGGCTACGGAGAAGAAATACTGAAGATTTATTCTAAAGTGCTTAGTACGCCTGCTGCTTCACAGTAA
- the rluF gene encoding 23S rRNA pseudouridine(2604) synthase RluF, translating into MRINKFISETGICSRREADKWVEAKRVTINGIPAELGSTVEPGDDIRIDGRPIGAKKKAIYIVLNKPVGITCTTEKHVKGNIVDFVNHPERIFPIGRLDKDSQGLILLTNDGDIVNKILRAENNHEKEYIVTVNKPITPSFVHGMSNGVRILGTKTKPCKVTRIDDRVFRIVLTQGLNRQIRRMCQTFGYHVMRLERIRIMNIKINGLKMGQWRNLTSKELSELKEKL; encoded by the coding sequence ATGAGAATTAATAAATTTATTAGTGAAACCGGCATTTGTTCAAGACGGGAAGCTGACAAATGGGTTGAAGCAAAACGAGTAACCATTAATGGCATCCCTGCTGAACTTGGCAGTACGGTAGAGCCAGGAGATGACATCCGTATTGATGGTAGACCGATTGGCGCCAAGAAGAAGGCTATTTATATCGTATTAAACAAGCCGGTGGGAATTACATGTACAACAGAAAAACATGTAAAAGGAAACATTGTGGATTTCGTTAATCATCCGGAACGTATCTTTCCAATTGGTCGGCTGGATAAAGATTCTCAAGGTTTAATTCTGCTAACGAACGATGGAGACATCGTTAATAAAATCCTACGTGCGGAGAACAATCATGAGAAAGAATATATTGTGACAGTAAATAAACCAATCACCCCTTCTTTTGTACACGGTATGTCCAACGGGGTAAGAATCCTTGGTACAAAGACGAAACCATGCAAAGTAACTCGTATTGATGATCGAGTATTCCGCATCGTTCTAACACAGGGTCTAAATCGTCAAATTCGACGTATGTGCCAGACTTTCGGCTATCACGTAATGCGGCTTGAGCGCATCCGGATTATGAATATTAAAATCAATGGTTTAAAAATGGGACAATGGCGGAATCTAACAAGCAAAGAACTCAGCGAATTAAAAGAAAAATTATAG
- a CDS encoding DUF2812 domain-containing protein, translating into MKKFKLFVDIRKEEAWLNEQLKKGYELVKKSSLGYYQFQKTTDTNQVIKLDFQRHLTKEKLETYIELYEEFGWKHIAGSRFSSVHYWIKEKDGHDELFSDAPSTSAMLQRMASYYFMMFAVLLILIPSGNGEIFYLNPKDAYLTPGLWEKQGSHFVQSFLFETPFAFMRLGFTWLLIIMTVFFAIKYTKCKKQEKTFTE; encoded by the coding sequence ATGAAGAAATTTAAGTTGTTTGTCGATATCCGTAAAGAGGAAGCTTGGCTTAATGAGCAACTGAAAAAAGGCTATGAACTGGTTAAAAAAAGTTCGCTAGGCTATTATCAATTCCAAAAAACGACGGATACGAATCAGGTCATTAAATTAGACTTCCAAAGACATTTGACAAAGGAAAAGTTAGAAACATACATCGAGCTATATGAAGAGTTCGGCTGGAAACATATTGCTGGCAGCCGATTTAGTTCTGTTCATTATTGGATCAAAGAGAAGGATGGTCATGATGAATTGTTCTCAGATGCACCATCAACGAGCGCGATGTTGCAGCGAATGGCTAGCTACTACTTTATGATGTTCGCAGTATTGTTGATCCTCATCCCTTCAGGAAATGGAGAAATATTCTATTTAAATCCAAAAGATGCCTACTTAACACCCGGATTATGGGAAAAACAAGGGAGCCATTTTGTTCAGTCCTTTTTATTTGAAACTCCTTTTGCTTTCATGCGTTTGGGTTTTACTTGGCTGCTAATCATCATGACAGTATTCTTTGCAATCAAATATACGAAGTGTAAAAAACAAGAAAAAACATTTACTGAATAA
- a CDS encoding OsmC family protein, with protein sequence MTQSSTLFKVSAAGTWDSGVKTNISIRNFSSFVMDEPEVLGGTDIGPNPMEYVVAALNGCKGVMIPLIAQELDFTFTGIEFETTGIIDTRGLMGEEGVSPHFQKIRFQVNIQTEESEEKIEQLKQEVERRCPVFNLFKDAGIKVDVKWNKV encoded by the coding sequence ATGACTCAATCATCTACACTATTTAAGGTTTCAGCAGCGGGTACGTGGGATTCGGGGGTTAAAACGAATATCTCAATACGCAATTTTTCTTCTTTCGTTATGGATGAACCAGAAGTGTTGGGTGGAACGGATATAGGCCCTAATCCTATGGAGTATGTAGTAGCAGCTCTTAACGGATGTAAAGGCGTCATGATTCCATTAATTGCTCAAGAGTTGGATTTTACTTTCACAGGTATTGAGTTTGAGACAACAGGTATTATTGACACTCGCGGGTTAATGGGGGAAGAAGGGGTTTCACCACATTTTCAAAAAATACGTTTTCAGGTGAATATACAGACAGAGGAAAGTGAAGAAAAAATTGAACAGTTAAAGCAAGAGGTAGAACGTAGATGTCCAGTATTTAATTTGTTTAAGGATGCTGGAATTAAAGTGGACGTCAAGTGGAACAAGGTGTAA
- a CDS encoding MFS transporter has product MNNATENLEKRTIRKVTRRIVPFLFVLYIISYLDRANIGYAALEMNEALGLTSQVFGIATGIFFIGYFLFEVPSNILMQRFGARVWITRILITWGIISVATGFAQNATQLYIIRFLLGVAEAGFFPAVILYITYWFRIKEQASTIAMFMTAIAASYIIGAPFSTWIMDNINWMGIPGWRWMFVLEGMPAVILGIVTFFYLTDRPEDAKWLTKEEKNWLLAELKKEREAKEQTEKNQKQHGHKEALTDSKVWYLALIYFVYIAGTLGVGYWMPQIIKGLSTYLTNTQIGLIATIPYIAASIAMNYWSRRSDRMEERRMHSALPLIVAAITLIGAGMTAQPFLAMFLITVSLAGMYCFKGPFWALPTMLLTPAKAAVGIAVINSIGNLGGFVGPYAVGLLKDTTGSTSAGLYFLSAMLLIAFLMLLFMRKEKNNSSEETNKIAI; this is encoded by the coding sequence GTGAACAACGCTACAGAAAATTTGGAGAAACGAACGATACGGAAAGTTACAAGGCGAATTGTTCCATTCCTTTTCGTCCTGTACATTATCTCGTATCTGGACAGGGCGAACATAGGATATGCCGCTTTGGAAATGAATGAGGCACTCGGACTAACCAGCCAGGTGTTCGGAATTGCTACGGGAATTTTCTTTATTGGTTATTTTCTTTTTGAGGTACCAAGCAATATTTTGATGCAACGGTTCGGGGCAAGAGTATGGATTACAAGAATTCTTATCACCTGGGGGATTATTTCTGTAGCCACAGGATTTGCCCAGAACGCTACGCAACTGTATATTATAAGATTTTTGCTCGGGGTGGCTGAAGCCGGATTTTTCCCGGCAGTTATTTTATACATCACTTATTGGTTTAGGATAAAAGAACAGGCAAGTACGATTGCTATGTTTATGACCGCGATTGCCGCTTCCTATATCATTGGTGCTCCTTTTTCTACCTGGATTATGGACAACATTAATTGGATGGGCATACCTGGATGGCGTTGGATGTTTGTTCTGGAAGGGATGCCCGCGGTTATTCTGGGGATCGTAACATTCTTTTACTTAACGGATCGTCCGGAAGATGCGAAGTGGCTTACGAAAGAAGAAAAAAATTGGTTGCTTGCAGAATTGAAAAAAGAAAGAGAAGCGAAGGAACAGACAGAAAAAAATCAAAAACAGCACGGACACAAAGAAGCTCTTACCGATTCCAAAGTATGGTACCTCGCTTTGATTTATTTCGTATATATTGCAGGTACTCTCGGTGTCGGATACTGGATGCCACAGATTATTAAGGGATTATCAACCTACTTAACAAACACTCAAATTGGTTTAATCGCTACCATTCCGTACATTGCTGCTTCGATCGCAATGAATTACTGGTCGCGCCGCTCTGATCGTATGGAAGAAAGACGGATGCACTCAGCGCTTCCGCTTATCGTTGCGGCTATAACATTAATTGGCGCTGGCATGACAGCTCAGCCTTTTTTGGCTATGTTTTTGATAACGGTTTCGCTAGCAGGAATGTACTGTTTTAAAGGTCCGTTCTGGGCTTTGCCAACCATGCTTCTGACTCCGGCAAAAGCTGCTGTGGGTATTGCAGTTATTAACTCCATTGGAAATTTAGGCGGTTTTGTCGGCCCTTATGCTGTCGGCTTATTAAAGGACACTACAGGTAGTACAAGTGCTGGCTTGTATTTTTTAAGCGCGATGCTGCTAATCGCTTTTCTTATGTTGCTTTTCATGCGAAAAGAAAAAAATAATAGCTCCGAGGAAACAAATAAGATTGCGATATAA
- a CDS encoding NADPH-dependent FMN reductase, producing the protein MRILDNTVKILTISGSLRERSSNTNILRAITNLAPKNVTFDFYNELSELPHFNPEIDNDEFPPAPIKALRKRLKEANGVLFSTPEYAKGVPGALKNALDWLVSSGELMNKPVSIISASTSPLGGEQAYASLLLTLDMLNAEIVKGATMKIPFIGTKLNADAKITDPSLEQDLKYLITTFVNIIHKY; encoded by the coding sequence ATGAGAATTTTGGATAACACCGTGAAAATATTAACTATCTCTGGAAGTCTCCGTGAACGTTCTTCTAACACTAATATCTTACGTGCGATTACTAATTTGGCTCCCAAAAACGTTACTTTTGACTTCTATAATGAGTTAAGTGAATTGCCTCATTTTAATCCTGAAATAGACAACGATGAGTTTCCTCCTGCTCCAATTAAAGCTTTACGAAAACGCCTTAAAGAAGCAAACGGTGTTCTATTTTCTACTCCAGAGTATGCGAAAGGAGTACCAGGCGCTTTAAAAAATGCACTTGATTGGCTGGTATCCTCAGGAGAACTCATGAATAAACCTGTATCTATAATTAGTGCCTCTACTTCTCCTCTAGGTGGAGAGCAAGCCTATGCTTCACTTTTGCTTACTTTAGATATGTTGAATGCTGAAATTGTAAAAGGAGCGACGATGAAGATTCCATTTATCGGTACTAAATTAAATGCTGATGCTAAAATTACGGATCCTAGCCTGGAACAGGATTTGAAATATCTTATTACTACATTTGTGAACATTATTCATAAGTATTAA
- a CDS encoding sensor histidine kinase — protein MEFFVFFFYSIPEMFLILAFIATLSGYDFSKNVIPMALISILISCCIEFFRFIDLHAFIRLFLQLFMVVTLMRLAFGIVFARATICAIISLLILQMTELVTINTSMILFHTNLQELQNNPLLWVPTIWFILIVLASLLFIIKKYDFSIFHQRIRSHNINVFSFSSYLIFTAFFTFGIIGSQLLTQEKTQSIYTIIAIFIFQALSILMVNELIKSRVRKTELSVYKESLKDINSLFTTVRSQRHDFSNHLQVLYIFAKQGENEKILLYIEQLIGQIKSVNQILISDNPGLSALLQTKVAQFEQEGISIELNIGSTLTDTNIPMIELNQIIGNLLDNAADAIKLAGYPSNQIFLQTIRKNNQVEIKVKNYRPIIPSHLQQKVFEYGFSTKPKHSGLGLAIITNLVKKNKGNLLLVSNETVGTEFTIIFPVAGGSKIEQKTS, from the coding sequence GTGGAGTTTTTTGTCTTTTTCTTTTATTCTATTCCGGAGATGTTTCTGATTCTAGCGTTTATCGCTACACTTTCAGGATACGATTTTTCCAAAAATGTGATTCCAATGGCTCTTATCTCCATTTTGATCTCCTGCTGCATTGAATTTTTTCGTTTTATTGATCTTCATGCATTCATTAGATTATTTCTTCAGCTTTTTATGGTTGTTACATTAATGAGACTGGCTTTTGGCATCGTTTTTGCCCGAGCAACCATATGTGCAATTATCTCCCTTTTGATACTACAGATGACCGAACTGGTCACCATTAATACCTCTATGATTCTTTTTCATACAAATCTGCAAGAACTTCAGAATAACCCGTTATTATGGGTACCTACTATCTGGTTTATCCTTATTGTTTTAGCTTCCTTGCTTTTCATAATTAAAAAATATGATTTCTCTATCTTTCATCAACGTATACGTTCGCACAATATTAATGTATTCTCTTTCTCATCTTATTTAATATTTACCGCTTTTTTTACATTTGGCATCATCGGTTCTCAATTGCTAACACAAGAGAAAACGCAATCTATCTATACAATTATTGCTATCTTTATTTTTCAAGCATTATCCATTCTGATGGTAAACGAGTTAATAAAGTCGCGTGTTCGGAAAACAGAGCTGTCCGTATATAAGGAATCGTTAAAAGATATCAATTCCTTATTCACTACTGTTCGTTCTCAGCGACATGACTTCTCTAATCATCTGCAAGTTCTTTATATTTTCGCTAAACAAGGGGAAAACGAAAAAATACTGCTCTATATTGAACAGTTGATTGGACAAATTAAATCCGTTAACCAAATTCTTATTTCTGATAACCCTGGCTTAAGTGCTTTATTGCAGACGAAAGTCGCACAGTTCGAACAGGAAGGGATTTCAATTGAGTTGAATATCGGCTCTACATTAACGGATACAAACATACCGATGATTGAACTCAATCAAATCATAGGCAATCTACTAGACAATGCGGCTGATGCTATTAAATTAGCCGGCTATCCTAGCAATCAAATTTTTCTTCAGACGATAAGAAAGAATAATCAAGTCGAAATTAAAGTGAAAAATTACCGTCCGATTATTCCTTCCCATCTACAACAAAAAGTATTCGAGTACGGATTTTCTACAAAACCGAAGCATTCAGGGCTCGGGCTCGCCATTATAACTAATTTGGTTAAAAAGAATAAAGGCAACCTTCTCTTAGTGAGTAATGAAACAGTTGGTACTGAATTCACTATTATTTTTCCTGTTGCAGGGGGGAGTAAAATTGAGCAAAAAACTAGCTGA
- a CDS encoding AbrB/MazE/SpoVT family DNA-binding domain-containing protein yields the protein MSEPGVVRRLNGLGKIVIPIEIRRELRIQKGDSMKIFIEDEKIVLQKYNSGCSFCESVLEATEYKGKSICVSCFEELKHT from the coding sequence ATGAGTGAACCAGGGGTTGTTCGTCGACTAAACGGCTTAGGTAAAATTGTAATACCAATAGAAATAAGAAGAGAATTAAGAATCCAAAAGGGCGATAGCATGAAAATCTTCATAGAAGACGAGAAAATCGTTCTACAAAAATATAATTCAGGGTGTAGCTTCTGTGAGTCTGTCTTAGAAGCTACTGAATACAAGGGTAAAAGTATATGCGTTTCTTGCTTTGAAGAACTGAAGCATACATAA
- a CDS encoding cyclic lactone autoinducer peptide encodes MLTKLKSKTFTWVASLAYLVALTEISTNSFWTVYQPEIPEELQR; translated from the coding sequence ATGTTAACTAAGCTTAAATCCAAAACATTTACATGGGTTGCTTCATTGGCATATCTTGTTGCTCTAACCGAAATCAGCACAAATAGCTTCTGGACGGTCTATCAACCAGAAATTCCTGAAGAACTGCAAAGATAA
- a CDS encoding accessory gene regulator ArgB-like protein: MSKKLADSIALALAESGNTQHPPAVLSYGLQIIMNTVIKITVITLIGWMLHILLELYIMIFSFGALRMITGGVHAHTFVRCLTISLISFVLLTLSVPYAISFFLDYNLVLLMLIFLFGSVVTWLYVPGMWGIRQFTEKRIQISKLLSFIYLSLLLLFTWYVVTYVDVSMWQQISLVAISGMVWQYTLVTPVGYRLFSKIENMMILKRR; this comes from the coding sequence TTGAGCAAAAAACTAGCTGATTCAATTGCACTAGCACTAGCAGAATCGGGAAATACCCAGCATCCGCCAGCCGTACTATCCTATGGTCTTCAAATTATCATGAACACGGTAATCAAGATTACCGTTATAACGCTCATAGGCTGGATGTTACATATCCTACTGGAACTCTACATTATGATATTTTCTTTTGGAGCACTCCGTATGATTACTGGGGGTGTGCATGCCCATACGTTTGTAAGATGTTTAACTATCAGCTTAATTTCCTTCGTACTGTTAACCTTATCGGTTCCTTATGCTATCTCTTTTTTTCTCGATTATAACCTAGTATTACTCATGCTCATCTTCCTATTCGGGAGTGTAGTTACCTGGCTATATGTTCCCGGTATGTGGGGAATAAGACAATTCACTGAAAAGCGTATACAAATATCCAAGCTACTCTCTTTTATATATCTTTCTCTACTTCTGCTATTCACATGGTATGTTGTCACATATGTGGATGTAAGTATGTGGCAGCAGATATCGCTGGTGGCGATATCCGGCATGGTATGGCAGTACACACTCGTTACTCCTGTAGGCTACCGGTTATTTAGCAAAATTGAAAATATGATGATTTTGAAAAGGAGGTGA
- a CDS encoding (Fe-S)-binding protein, giving the protein MSQSLEQLQKEFLYEKTNSCVQCGYCLPVCPTYATMGKETHSPRGRINLVKMVGEGKIKDVSVLEEPLDLCLGCRACETACPTGVEYGSILEAARAALVRRKKFSAPVRLLRKTMFKKVFPSSRMMKLTGNALWLYQKSGIQKVVQSSGIMKKLPYHLGDFEAIAPPAVSPAERKQTPVRVGAKGEKKYTVAFFTGCIMDAMFQRINRLSVLLLAEAGCDVIVVPNQTCCGALHAHSGEMEEARHLAKQNIIAFEKANADFIVNNAGGCGAMLYEYGHLLADDKEWADRAAAFSTKSRDISQVLIACGGMPDLQPRSGERVTYQRSCHMTNVQKVVREPLELLTNVPGIKFVEMEEANMCCGSAGIYNIVHYDESMDILDEKMKHTKATGASTVITTNPGCLLQMKLGIQRENLSGSVRAMHLIEYLAEAAGIS; this is encoded by the coding sequence ATGAGTCAGTCTCTTGAACAACTGCAGAAAGAGTTTCTGTATGAAAAAACGAACAGCTGCGTGCAATGCGGCTATTGCCTTCCTGTATGTCCGACATATGCTACGATGGGAAAAGAAACGCATTCTCCACGAGGGCGGATTAATCTCGTAAAGATGGTTGGCGAAGGAAAAATTAAGGATGTATCGGTACTAGAAGAGCCACTAGATTTATGTCTTGGCTGCCGTGCCTGCGAGACAGCCTGTCCAACCGGGGTGGAATACGGCTCTATTCTCGAAGCGGCACGGGCGGCGCTCGTTAGACGCAAGAAGTTTTCAGCTCCTGTTCGTCTGCTCCGAAAGACAATGTTTAAAAAAGTATTCCCAAGCAGCCGGATGATGAAGCTGACTGGCAATGCGCTTTGGCTCTATCAGAAGAGCGGAATACAAAAAGTGGTTCAATCGTCTGGAATAATGAAGAAGTTACCGTATCACCTGGGTGATTTCGAAGCGATAGCTCCTCCAGCGGTTTCACCGGCGGAACGCAAACAAACTCCTGTTAGAGTAGGAGCAAAAGGAGAAAAGAAGTATACGGTTGCATTTTTTACGGGATGTATTATGGATGCGATGTTTCAACGTATTAACCGATTATCTGTGCTGCTGCTTGCGGAAGCGGGTTGTGATGTAATTGTAGTGCCAAACCAGACATGTTGTGGCGCATTACATGCCCACTCCGGGGAAATGGAGGAGGCGAGGCATCTGGCCAAACAGAATATCATTGCATTTGAAAAAGCCAATGCGGACTTCATTGTTAATAATGCAGGAGGATGCGGTGCGATGCTATATGAATATGGCCACTTGCTTGCAGACGATAAAGAATGGGCAGACAGGGCTGCCGCGTTCTCTACGAAATCAAGGGACATTAGCCAAGTACTCATAGCATGTGGTGGTATGCCTGATCTGCAACCACGTTCAGGTGAACGGGTAACATATCAACGTTCCTGCCATATGACTAATGTCCAGAAAGTTGTTAGAGAACCTTTAGAACTTCTCACAAACGTGCCGGGAATCAAATTCGTAGAGATGGAAGAGGCGAATATGTGCTGTGGGTCGGCGGGAATTTATAATATCGTCCATTATGATGAATCGATGGATATTCTTGACGAGAAGATGAAGCATACGAAAGCGACAGGAGCTTCGACAGTGATTACGACCAATCCGGGGTGCTTGTTGCAGATGAAGCTAGGCATTCAACGTGAGAATCTATCGGGTTCTGTACGTGCGATGCATCTCATTGAGTATTTAGCGGAGGCAGCAGGAATTTCTTGA
- a CDS encoding thermonuclease family protein: MGGWNKYGRVLVYLWVDGKMLNEVLLEKGLGIWSIENYA, encoded by the coding sequence GTGGGCGGTTGGAACAAATACGGCCGCGTTCTGGTTTATCTATGGGTTGACGGAAAAATGCTCAATGAAGTGCTCCTGGAGAAAGGGCTCGGTATATGGTCCATTGAGAATTATGCATAG
- a CDS encoding FadR/GntR family transcriptional regulator produces the protein MSKKEKMSQIISRELLTMIETGQLPPGAKLPTEMELAARFGVSRIPIREALSVLRAAGVISSRQGGGSYVEETAGSALLQRIRIESDDVESIKHLFEMRKILEPEAAYLAALRRTPEQLERMRQVLKLLENESVDQGKSGMKADIEFHRAIILATQNPIMIQMLESLSSLYERALKITLQPNTELEHKRQAVYKEHQNILLAIEAEEPELAKIQCTIHLKNAEKKLSLFLKDYPI, from the coding sequence ATGTCCAAAAAAGAAAAGATGTCGCAAATCATATCCCGCGAATTACTAACTATGATTGAAACCGGCCAGCTCCCGCCGGGAGCCAAATTGCCGACAGAGATGGAATTAGCCGCCCGTTTTGGCGTGAGCAGAATTCCTATCCGTGAGGCGTTAAGCGTATTAAGGGCTGCCGGTGTCATCTCCTCTCGCCAAGGAGGAGGGAGCTATGTAGAAGAGACGGCAGGCTCGGCTTTATTACAGCGTATTCGAATCGAAAGCGATGACGTGGAAAGTATCAAACATTTATTTGAGATGAGAAAAATCCTGGAGCCTGAAGCGGCATATTTAGCTGCACTTAGACGTACGCCCGAACAATTAGAGCGAATGAGGCAAGTATTGAAGCTATTGGAAAATGAATCTGTTGATCAGGGGAAAAGTGGAATGAAGGCAGACATAGAATTTCACCGTGCGATTATTTTGGCCACACAGAATCCTATCATGATTCAAATGCTCGAAAGCTTATCTTCGCTTTATGAAAGAGCATTAAAGATTACTTTGCAGCCTAATACAGAATTAGAGCATAAGCGTCAAGCCGTCTATAAAGAGCACCAGAACATTCTACTAGCAATTGAAGCAGAGGAGCCGGAACTGGCTAAAATCCAATGTACGATCCATTTGAAGAATGCGGAGAAGAAATTAAGCCTGTTTCTAAAAGATTATCCAATATAG